The nucleotide window TCTGGAAGTCATAGACGCCCAGCGGCGACGAGAAGCGCGCGGTGCGCGAGGTCGGCAGCACGTGGTTGGGGCCGGCGCAGTAGTCGCCCAGCGACTCGCTGGTATAGCGGCCCAGGAAGATGGCGCCGGCGTGGCGGATCTTCTCGCTCCACTGGCGCGGGTTCTCGGCGGAGATCTCGAGGTGCTCCGGCGCGATCGCGTTGGCGATCTCGCACGCTTCTTCCATGTCGCGCACCTTGATCAGCGCACCGCGGCCGGAGATCGACGCGGCGATCACGTCGCGGCGCGGCATGGTGCCGAGCTGGCGCTGGATGCTGGCGTCGACGCGGGCGATATAGTCCGAGTCCGGGCACAGCAGGATCGACTGCGCCAGTTCGTCGTGCTCGGCCTGCGAGAACAGGTCCATCGCCACCCAGTCGGGGTCGGTGGTGCCGTCGCAGATCACCAGGATCTCGGAGGGGCCGGCGATCATGTCGATGCCAACGGTGCCGAACACGCGCCGCTTGGCCGCGGCGACATAGGCGTTGCCCGGGCCGACGATCTTGTCGACCTGCGGCAGCGTCGCGGTGCCGTAGGCGAGCGCACCAACTGCCTGCGCGCCGCCGATGGTGAACACGCGATCGACGCCGGCGATCTGCGCCGCGGCCAGCACCAGTTCATTGCGCACGCCGCCGGGCGTGGGCACGACCATGATGATTTCCTTGACGCCCGCCACGCGCGCGGGAATCGCGTTCATCAGCACCGACGACGGATACGCGGCCTTGCCGCCCGGCACGTAGATGCCGACGCGGTCCAGCGGCGTCACCTTCTGGCCCAGCATGGTGCCGTCGGCCTCGGTGTATTCCCAGCTGTGGCTGCCGCACTCGATCTTCTGCTTCTCGTGGTAGGCGCGCACGCGCGCGGCGGCGGCCTCCAGCGCGGCGCGGCGCTTGGGCTCGAGGTCTTCGAGCGCGGCCTCCAGCTGCTGCTGCGATATCTCGAGCGCGCCCATCGACGCCGCTTCGACGCGGTCGAAGCGGCGGGTGTATTCCAGCACCGCGGCATCGCCGCGCGACTTCACGTCGGCCAGGATCTGCGCGGCGGCGCGATCGATGGCCTCGTCCTCGCCGGCCTCGAAGGCCAGCACCTGGCGCAGTGCCTCGGCAAAGCCCGGTTCGCTGGAATCGAGCCGGCGGATCGGCAGGCTTTCCATATCGGTTGGGTTCATGACTTCTGTTCCTGTCAGGCGGCGACCCCGGCCTCAGGCCAGCGCCGCTGAAGCGCGTTCGAAGGCGTCGAGGATCGGTGCCAGCCGCTCGCGCTTGAGTTTGAGCGCGGCCTGGTTCACCACCAGCCGCGACGAGATCTGCACGATCTCTTCCACTTCCACAAGATTGTTGGCGCGCAGCGTGCTGCCGGTGCTGACCAGGTCGACGATGGCGTCGGACAGTCCCACCAGCGGGCCCAGCTCCATCGAACCGTACAGCTTGATCAGGTCGACGTGAACGCCCTTTTTCGCAAAATGCTCGCGCGCGGTCTGCACGTACTTGGTGGCCACGGCCAGGCGCGCGCCCTGGCGCACGGCATTGGCGTAGTCAAACCCGGCCGGCACCGCCACCGACATGCGGCAGCGCGCGATGTTCAGGTCGATCGGCGCGTACAGCCCGGCCATGCCGTTTTCCATCAGCACGTCCTTGCCGGCCACGCCGAAGTCGGCCGCGCCGTACTGCACGTAGGTCGGCACGTCCGACGCGCGCACGATCACCACGCGCACCGCCGGGTCGGAGGTCGGCAGGATCAGCTTGCGCGAGGTCTCGGGGTCCTCGGTGACGCGGATGCCGGCGGCTTCCAGCAGCGGCAGCGTCTCGGTGAAGATGCGGCCCTTGGACAGCGCCAGCGTCAGCTGGTTGGGCGATGCATTGAAAGCGGGGCTCATCGGGCTTCAGTCCTTGGTGCTCAGGCAATGCGGCGGATCTTCGCGCCCACTGCCGACAGCTTGTCTTCCATGCGGTCGTAGCCGCGGTCCAGGTGGTAGATGCGGTCGATCACGGTCTCGCCGTCGGCGACCAGGCCGGCGATCACCAGGCTGGCCGAGGCGCGCAGGTCGGTCGCCATCACGTTGGCGCCGGACAGGCGCGGCACGCCGTTGACCACCGCGGTATTGCCTTCGACGGTGATGTCGGCGCCCAGGCGGTTCAGCTCCTGCACGTGCATGAAGCGGTTTTCGAAGATGGTCTCGGTCACGCGCGCGGTGCCTTCGGCCACCGCGTTCAGCGCCATGAACTGGGCCTGCATGTCGGTCGGGAACGCCGGGTATTCCGAGGTGCGGAAGCTCACGGCCTTGGCGCGGTGCGGCATCGCCAGGCGGATCCAGTCGGCGCCGGTCTCGAGCCTTGCGCCGGCTTCGCGCAGCTTGTCGAGCACGGTGTCGAGGATCTCGGGCTGCACGCCGCGCAGCACCAGGTCGCCCAGCGTCGCGGCCGCCGCGCACAGGAAGGTGCCGGCCTCGATGCGGTCGGCGATGACGCTGTGGCTGGCGCCATGCAGGCGCTCGACGCCATGCACCACCAGGCGGTCGGTGCCGATGCCGTCGATCTTCGCGCCCATCTTGACCAGCAGGTGGGCCAGGTCGGTCACCTCGGGCTCGCGCGCGGCGTTTTCCAGCACGGTCTCGCCTTCGGCCAGCGTGGCGGCCATCAGCAGGTTCTCGGTGCCGGTCACGGTGATCATGTCGGTGACCACGCGCGCGCCCTTCAGGCGTTTGGCGCGGGCATGGATAAAGCCGTGCTCGATGGTGATCTCGGCGCCCATCGCCTGCAGGCCCTTGATGTGCTGGTCGACCGGGCGCGCGCCGATGCCGCAGCCGCCCGGCAGCGACACGCGGGCCTCGCCGAAGCGCGCCACCAGCGGGCCCAGCACCAGGATCGAGGCGCGCATGGTCTTGACCAGCTCGTACGGGGCCTCGAGCACATTGACGTCGGCGCCGTTCAGGGTCACGCGCGCGCCGTCGAATTCCGCCTGCATGCCCATCAGGCGCAGCAGCTTGAGCGTGGTGCGCACGTCCTGCAGGTTCGGCACGTTGTCCAGCGCGACGGTGTCGGCCGTCAGCAGGCCCGCGCACAGGATCGGCAGGGCGGCGTTCTTGGCGCCCGATACGCGGATTTCACCCTTGAGCGGGCCGTTGCCGTGAATCTGGAATTTGTCCATGTTCTGAGGTCTGGTCCGGGCACGCGCCCGGCATCATTGTTCTGGAGCCGCGCAGGGGCGCGGCGCATTGTGCCTTACTTGCCTTCGCCCGCCTGCCACTCCGCCGGGGTCAGGGTCTTCATCGACAGCGCGTGGATCTCGGCGCGCATGCGGTCGCCCAGCGCCGCGTAGACACGCTGGTGGCGCTGGATCAGGCGCTTGCCTTCGAATTCGTTGCTGACGATGGTGGCAAAGAAATGCTGGCCATCGCCCTCGACCTGCAGATGTTCGCAGGGCAGTCCCTGGGCAATGTAGTCCCTGACTTGTTCCGGTGTAGGCAGCATGGGGGTTCTCTTCAGCGTGATTCAGCTTGATTCAACAGGGCCGGCCACAGTTCAGTGGCGCAGCTTGTACCCGGACTTCAACAGGCGCAGCGCCAGCGCGGCCAGCACCACGAATGCCGATCCGACCACCGCCAGGCTGAACAGCGGCGACACGTCCGAGACGCCGAAGAAGCCATAGCGGAAGCCGTCGATCATGTAGAAGAACGGATTGGCGTGGGATACCGCCTGCCAGAAGGCCGGCAGCGAATGGATCGAATAGAACACGCCGGACAGGAAGGTCGCCGGCATGATCAGGAAATTCTGGAACGCGGCCAGCTGGTCGAACTTCTCGGCCCAGATGCCGGCGATCAGCCCCAGCGTGCCGAGGATGCCCGCGCCCAGCAGCGCAAACACCAGGATCCAGCCCACGTTGGCGAAATGCAGGTTGGCGAACCAAGCGGTCACCAATAACACGCCGAGGCCGACGGTCAGCCCGCGGATCACCGACGCCACCACGTAGGCGCCGAACATTTCCCAGTGCGACAGGGGCGGCAGCAGCACGAACACCAGGTTGCCGGTGATCTTGGACTGGATCAGCGACGAAGAACTGTTGGCGAACGCGTTCTGCAGCACGCTCATCATCACCAGCCCGGGCACCAGGAAGGCGG belongs to Cupriavidus taiwanensis and includes:
- the hisD gene encoding histidinol dehydrogenase, which produces MNPTDMESLPIRRLDSSEPGFAEALRQVLAFEAGEDEAIDRAAAQILADVKSRGDAAVLEYTRRFDRVEAASMGALEISQQQLEAALEDLEPKRRAALEAAAARVRAYHEKQKIECGSHSWEYTEADGTMLGQKVTPLDRVGIYVPGGKAAYPSSVLMNAIPARVAGVKEIIMVVPTPGGVRNELVLAAAQIAGVDRVFTIGGAQAVGALAYGTATLPQVDKIVGPGNAYVAAAKRRVFGTVGIDMIAGPSEILVICDGTTDPDWVAMDLFSQAEHDELAQSILLCPDSDYIARVDASIQRQLGTMPRRDVIAASISGRGALIKVRDMEEACEIANAIAPEHLEISAENPRQWSEKIRHAGAIFLGRYTSESLGDYCAGPNHVLPTSRTARFSSPLGVYDFQKRSSLIEVSEGGAQMLGQIAAELAYGEGLQAHARSAEYRFKRS
- a CDS encoding BolA family protein: MLPTPEQVRDYIAQGLPCEHLQVEGDGQHFFATIVSNEFEGKRLIQRHQRVYAALGDRMRAEIHALSMKTLTPAEWQAGEGK
- a CDS encoding ABC transporter permease is translated as MKQPGEIEVLEDTGLGPMAVGGLVGFRTLLYKEVLRFWKVSFQTVAAPVLTAVLYLLIFGHVLEDRVKVYDQISYTAFLVPGLVMMSVLQNAFANSSSSLIQSKITGNLVFVLLPPLSHWEMFGAYVVASVIRGLTVGLGVLLVTAWFANLHFANVGWILVFALLGAGILGTLGLIAGIWAEKFDQLAAFQNFLIMPATFLSGVFYSIHSLPAFWQAVSHANPFFYMIDGFRYGFFGVSDVSPLFSLAVVGSAFVVLAALALRLLKSGYKLRH
- the hisG gene encoding ATP phosphoribosyltransferase; the encoded protein is MSPAFNASPNQLTLALSKGRIFTETLPLLEAAGIRVTEDPETSRKLILPTSDPAVRVVIVRASDVPTYVQYGAADFGVAGKDVLMENGMAGLYAPIDLNIARCRMSVAVPAGFDYANAVRQGARLAVATKYVQTAREHFAKKGVHVDLIKLYGSMELGPLVGLSDAIVDLVSTGSTLRANNLVEVEEIVQISSRLVVNQAALKLKRERLAPILDAFERASAALA
- the murA gene encoding UDP-N-acetylglucosamine 1-carboxyvinyltransferase, which translates into the protein MDKFQIHGNGPLKGEIRVSGAKNAALPILCAGLLTADTVALDNVPNLQDVRTTLKLLRLMGMQAEFDGARVTLNGADVNVLEAPYELVKTMRASILVLGPLVARFGEARVSLPGGCGIGARPVDQHIKGLQAMGAEITIEHGFIHARAKRLKGARVVTDMITVTGTENLLMAATLAEGETVLENAAREPEVTDLAHLLVKMGAKIDGIGTDRLVVHGVERLHGASHSVIADRIEAGTFLCAAAATLGDLVLRGVQPEILDTVLDKLREAGARLETGADWIRLAMPHRAKAVSFRTSEYPAFPTDMQAQFMALNAVAEGTARVTETIFENRFMHVQELNRLGADITVEGNTAVVNGVPRLSGANVMATDLRASASLVIAGLVADGETVIDRIYHLDRGYDRMEDKLSAVGAKIRRIA